The following coding sequences lie in one Diorhabda sublineata isolate icDioSubl1.1 unplaced genomic scaffold, icDioSubl1.1 Dsub_29, whole genome shotgun sequence genomic window:
- the LOC130452207 gene encoding histone H2B, with protein MPPKASGKAAKKAGKAQKNISKADKKKKRRRKESYAIYIYKVLKQVHPDTGISSKAMSIMNSFVNDIFERIAAEASRLAHYNKRSTITSREIQTAVRLLLPGELAKHAVSEGTKAVTKYTSSK; from the coding sequence atgccaccaaaagctagcggaaaggcagcgaaaaaagccggaaaggctcaaaagaatatttcgaaagccgataaaaagaaaaaaaggaggaggaaggaaagttatgctatttacatttacaaagtacttaagcaagttcatcctgataccggtatatcgagtaaagctatgagtataatgaatagttttgttaatgatatattcgaacgaatcgccgccgaagcatccagattggctcattataataaacgttcaacaattacaagtagagaaattcaaactgcagtgagattattgcttcccggagaattagcaaaacacgcagtcagtgaaggaactaaagccgttaccaaatatactagttctaaataa